In Antechinus flavipes isolate AdamAnt ecotype Samford, QLD, Australia chromosome 6, AdamAnt_v2, whole genome shotgun sequence, the sequence AAAGTATGGACTAACTGAACTGTTTACCAAAAAGGGTCAGCGACGAGAGGAGAGTGCTTACAGCTGTGCTCTACTGAGATCAGCTGAAAGAACTGGGAATGATCAGGCAGGCTAGAGCAGCAGGGGATGGAGCAGGGATCATGATGGCTCCCCCAGTGTGAAGGAATTGTAGCCTTGTTCTTGGTTCTAGAAGCAATGGGTAAAAAACTGCACAGAAGCCGATTTCATCTTTATCTGTGTTATAAAGGAACAAAACTACTCTTTATAATCAGAGTAAAATGGGCTGCTTTAGGAGCTAATGAGCTCCCAGCACTGGACATCTTCAAACAGCACAGGTAATGACAATTTGTTAATTCCTGTAGGGGTCATCCCTGCTCAAATAACGTACTTAGAACCAGTGGGGGTCTCTTCCACTCTATGAGCATTTCTCCATGGGCTTAGCCATCCCCTATAGGGACAAGATCAGAAATAGCTTCTAGGAAAGACCTTGTTCCTTCTTTCTAGGTTCCCTGGGCTTTATCATCTGTCCTCAGGGTCTCCTTTTCATGTAGGGATGGCGTGCCGGGATGAGCAATAGCAGGGCCTGTACCAGAACCTCCACTGACATCTGGAATGGGACAACCACTATGGTGGAAAGGGGTTTCTGGGTTTGGAAGTGCTTAGCAAGGCCAGGGTGGCTGACAACCTTGGAgaagaatcattttaaaataagcagATTATTTCTTAAAAGCTGAGAAATCTTCCATGTACAATTTCCAGAGTTCATTTTCCTATTAGCAGAGGTAACTTCACCTTCTCCCAGAGGGAATATCTCTGGGGAAGCTGCTCCCatcttcctttgcttctttatttGCTTGCCGAGGAGAATAATAATGGGGCTATAGGAGACAGAACAGAGATGGCTAATGGGGAAATGAAACCCCAAATAAGTAGCAGAGAAGAGAGCATGTCACTTGGCTCAGATACGTGCCAGGGAAATAGAAGAACTGGCAGAAAGGGCCATTGAGATATCAGAGATCTTTGGAAGATTGGCGACAAAGGtacagggcagctaagtgatgcagtgacTAGTGCagggcctggagtaaggaaaactcttcttcctggGTTCGAATCCAGGCTCAAGTACTTACTAGCAGTTACTTAACActgcctcatctttaaaatgaactggggaaggaaatagcatttttggccaagaaaaccccaaatggggtcaaagaattgggcacaactgaaaaatgcttcacaacaacaacaagaagagaaaggaagaggtgaTGCTACACAATCTGTAACCCAGTAAATTTGATTTCCTGGCAAAGTTCTAAAATGTAACACTAAAGTGATAGTGATGAGAATGCTCCATGGAAAACAGATTATATCAAGTcaatctcatttccctttttttgtcaGTGTTGCTATATTAGTAGGTTGGGGAaatgatatagatataatttaccTAGATTTTTTGTTAAGTATTTGACAAACGCTCACATCTTATTCTTGAGGAAAGGATGGGAGAACAGGGGCCAAAGAAGGTGGAGCTGGAGTTGGCTGAATGAGTGGACCCAGAAATAGTTTATTACTGACTGGTTTGATGCCAGCTTGGAGCCAAGTCTTGCCTGGAgtgtcatttaatatttttattaatgatttataCAAACGTATAAATATAGAATGCTTACTAGATCTGCAAATAATCTAGGAGAGATAGCCCACATGTTGGATGAATGAGTCAGAATCCAAAACTGACAAGCCAGAACACTGGACTGAATCAGTTTAATAAGAAGAGATTTAATgttgataaatgtaaagtcttatgaTTGGGTTAAAAATCAGTTTTGTAAATATAAGATGAGTGCTGTACTTAGAAGAAATTCATCTAAAAATAACTGGATTTCAGTGCACTGAAGTTATGGATCAACAGGGTGGTTTGATGGCCAAAAAGCTAATGTTGTCTGAGGCTAAGTTAAGAACGGTCTAATTGCTAGAGCTGAGGAGGAGAGGATCCTGTGCTTCTCTGCCAGGACAGGGATATAAGCTAGAGAGAGACCTAGGGCACTTGGATGGTGAAGGATCTTGACTGGGATAATGCCACATGAGGAACCCATGAAAGAAGGAGAGGCAGTTAGCCTGAAGAAGACATAGGAGAGACAGACCAGGCCAGGCCTGGGGGATGAGTGCCTGAAAGGTTTTGGAGGGCTACTACTTAGAACAAAGATTAGACTTTTTCTGTTTGGACCCTGAGAACAAATTCGGGAGCAggatggagaaacagagaagaaaatgtaggAAACTGCCAGGGAAAACTTCCAAACAATTAGAACTCTCTCAAAGTGCAAGTGGCTGCTTCAGAAGATAGCATTTTGTCCCTCACTGGGGGTATTCAGGCAAAGGTTGAATGACTCCTTGTCAGGGATGTTGGACATGGGATTCTTCCTTAGCTTGAGCTCGGACTAGGAGGGACTTTAAGATTCTGTGTATGCTCCCAGAAATGCCTTTGCTCAGCAAGGGCCACAGGTTCATTCTCCATTTCACCTATGATCACTGCAAATGAATCCAATCTTTCCTTTGAAGGAAACTGCCAGTCTTCTCACTATACCAAAACTCACATAACGGAGCAACTTGGGGCTTCTCTCTTCAAAAACGGCTATTTACCAACTTCTGCTTCCCTAAAGGAAGGCCGTCTGTGGCCACTACCTTAGAGAAAAGGGCTGTACTTCCAGGATGGCTTCCTGTCCCCGCAGAGGCAGGCAAACTGGGAACTGTTAATAGGTAATGATTACTGAATGCACGGACTATTTGGAGAAGCTGAAAGAGGAAGAATGTAACTATGACATCTCTTTCCTCATATCTATTTCTGCATTATTCTGCATGTTAACAAAAAGTAGAAGAAGGCGCTATCAGCTACAGCGGACCGGCCTCGCAGAGGGAGAGACGCTGTCTAACGGGATGGGAAGCTACACCGGTCACCGAGTGGGCTAACTTCCACACTTACAATTAACCCTCCAGCCTTGATTCACTCCAGACCCTGGAAGTTGCGTTTCCTTAAAGTGCCCAGCTCTCCTGTCTCCTCCAATCTGTTTCCCAGAACTGcctctttggaatacaggtgTGTTTCCTCTGGTTCTTGGTTGCTGTCAAGGGGGAACATCATGTTCTCTGCTAGAACAGCAGGATCATCTTCTTCATGCTGACAGCAAGGACACTCTAATTTCTGAGGGCTTGGAGGCAGGACACTAAAGCTGACAGCCTTGTCTTTCTGGGTTTGGAAGTCCTGACTGATCTCCCCCAGGTCAGCTGGGAGACTCTCACAGCACAAATGATCATCCTCTTCCTCTAGCCCCCCAATTCTTTCCGCTATCTCTTCAGCAGAGGCTTGGTTCAAGTCAGGGTAGTCCACTAGGATTGTATCTGGCCTTTGCTTGACACAGTCTGAAAGGTCATAAATGGGATAGGTCTCTTCTGGGTAGCCtacacagaaagacagaataaAGTATCTTGAAGTATCctttcaagaaataaaacagggttaaaagaaaaaattcagagaaggcAGCCAGCCTGAAAAATCCTTTCGAGAAGCTTACAGATGATCCTAATGGTTTTGAAGTTTCACTTGGGCAAATGCTCAGCAATTTGGTTGACTGTCCAAATGCTCTCAGAAACACAAACCCAATTCAGATAAAAATACCTTCCTGAGCATGGAGAACTAGAAAATGGGTTTATAAATGACTCTGCACTCAGGACGATATGCTTTGGCATCTCTGTTTCAattctccctcctcccaaaacacacacacacacagtgcttCCTTTTGAAGGACTGAAGATGAAGATTAAACAAATAGCTAAACCCTTCCACTTGAAGAATTACTCCAACCACCAGCTGAAGGAGGCAGAGCTAATGTTTACAGTTTATATTTGGAACCATTTAAGAGCCGGGAGAAGAAGACAACACTTTGTGTTAGAAACATAATTGAAATAGTTGGTGAGCGTCAGGTATAGAGCAAGATGTGCTTGAGATTCTGGATGACAAGCGCCATCCTTTCCAAAGACAGAATTCCCATTGTCGATTTCTTTGCCttcacaaaatagaacaaaagaacagaACCCACCCGGTAAATAAAATAGGGACTGCGGGAGGTGTGGTGctgaatcccagctctgataatgagaaaaaacaaaaatgttgccAAATTaaggaaagtaatgaaataaatcTATGTCAGCCAAGCCCCAGCCCGAGAGGCAGATGGGCTGGGCTGTAGCTCCTGTGCCAAGGCTGGCAGCAGGACTCACGCTTGCTGCACAATGTGAAAAGCTGGAGAATTCAAAATCCATTTGCACATTATTATAATTGGTAAACTCAACCTTAATGTAAAACATTCTCAGCCTGCGCATCCTGAATAGGAGGCCTCTTTCAGGGCCTGTAAAGGCTTTTTCTTTGCTAAAAGGTAACAGAAAATTAGGAGGAAGCTTTACCTTCCCAGTCCTCCATGTAAGGAGCTTCCTCAGCTTCTTTCTCAGGAGAGGGGCTGTCGAGGAGTTTTCCCTCCTTCATGACCCTGGTGATTTCTCGGAGTTGCTGCAATAACCGTTTTTCCTGGTCTGAAGTCACATTCTGTGCCCTGCTCGGAGGGGTCAGATACAACACAGTTATTTGCTAAATCCCAATGAGCACTGATTGCCCTACTGCCCCTTACAGAGACCTGCCCCTGGTCTAGCATGGAAGTGCTCAAAGACAGGAGGGGATTGATTATTGGCCATGGTAATCACCTGCCTTACTTAAAGATGCCTTTCTCTCCACAAAAGAACAGAGGAAAGCATCTTAGGTTGTTCCCACACGTGTCCCTGGATTCATGGGCCCACCAGGAACCAACCGTCTAAGGTACAAACAAGCTAACAAATTCCAATGAGACTATTCCTGGCCCGGCCCAGCAGCCCCCATGGGGCTAACTTTCTCACCCTCTTAATGAGTGGAAGTGATGCCCTTGGTAACTGGCCCTTTCTGACATTCTGGGCCAGGCTGCTTTAGGGCCAACTTCTCCAAGTACCAGGTGGCTGGCCAGTGAAGAGTCAGTGTCCCAGCCCAGGGCCTCCCAAGCCAACGAGACATTGGCAAGTTTTTAAGTGTTGCTCTCTGTGATGGCCACGGGAGGGAGACCTTTCCTCTTATAATCCTCTCCCAGATGCAGGCCGGCGCATGCTAGCGTTCGCAGAACTGGAAGGGAGCTCCGAGATGTCCAAACGCAGAGTCTCTCATTTTGTTCTTGGTGAAACTGATCCCCGCAGTGGAGAGCTGTCTTCCCCGAGATCACTCAAGCCTGGCTCGGTGTTCAGCACTCTGCTGCGACGTACAGGTCACTGTCTCCCTGATATGCCGGGACCAGAGAAACAACCATCTAGACCCAGCCTGCTCAGCCTAGCCCACAAGAATGGAAATGGCATCCGGGCTCTGGTGCTGCCGGGATCTTTTACAAACGGGGAGAAAAGGGGCAGTAGGATATGGTAGGAGGGCTAATGGAATTGGGGTAGGGGAGGGCGGAAAGTCTGGATTCCAGTCTTGCTTTTATACTTTGTTTCCTTTGGACAAGTAAGTAGCTCAGTGACTAAGTCACCAGACTTGGAGTTAGGGAGATCTGAGAGCaaatcagttcaattcaacatgtttattaagtatctacaaaGCACAAGGCATTGCAGTTGGTGTAGAGACTTTGTGCCGGCTTTAATACGTCTAGTTCAGATCAGGTTCCATGACGATTTCCTTAAAATGTCTCAATTCAAAAACAGTAAAGAGCGTTTTGAATTTCTGCAATTTtgtcagtttcctcctcttttcaTTTGGTTGCTAATTATTAATAAGCATAATTCCAGATACGATACTAGATGACGGGaatgcaaaggcaaaaataaaacaatatttgtcCTTATGGGATTTACATTCTGGTGGTAGGGAGAGCGTGTGGATTGGAAGAGGAAGACACGCAATACATACATATtagtgtatgtgcatatatgaaaacattaatacataaaataaatacaagataattttttgaGGAGAAACACTGACATCTAGGAAAGGCATAAGAAAAAGTCCAAGTTggagctttgaaagaaactaaggattctAAGGTAAGCAGGAAGTATAGTGAGATGCACTCTTCTCATAAGCTTGGAAATGCATGGAAAGGGATGATAGGAATAAGGAATAGCAAGAAGACCAGTCTGGCCAGACCAAAAACTATGTGAAGGGGAGAGATTATTAGAGTGATACCCTATTTATCAGGAGGCTAGATTCTTGGCTGTCTCTACCTTCCCCAACACTGGTCCTAACCAGAAATGCATGAGGCAGTCTGAGAGCTACTAAAAAGGGCATCATAAAACCCCTGTGTTTTACTCTTCAAGTGGCTTTTTCCTTATTTAGAAACACTGACTAAACCATTATTAACataagattctctctctctctcttttttttttttttttggtgaggtgaTCAGTATTAAGATTCTTAACATGATTGGTGGTCTGGTTTCCAGCTAACAGGAAATCTGGAAGAGCCAactagaaggggaaaggaaggggtaCCAGAGGTAGATAGGAATAATGGCAACAAAAGTCATGAATAAAAAGTAGtagtatggggaaaaaaataaaaaagctcagTTCTGTATTACTCCACAATACAATAAGAGTCTAAACATGATTATTCTGAATCATTAATGAATGGTTGGATTCTATTCAGTATGCTCTGTTTAAGAAGTACTtagatttcaataaaaataactaaacaaaaaaaaaacggTTGTTATTTAGAAAGGTATTTGCCATCTGGAAAAATTAAAGGGCTTGGTAAGATAATGCTAACAAATGAGAGATGATTGTTTTGTTAATATGAATGTTTGGTGAATAGGATAGCAGACACAGCATTTCCAGCTCACCTCAAGTGAAGTaatcaattttactttttctgttttctttctcccaaaGATCTCTTAAAATGCTTCCACAGTCTTGGGAGAGGTGCCATGTAAAATGCCAAGATTGACTCTCCCATGAATTGAAGGATTTCCCCAGAGAATGCTGAGGATATTATGGACTCAGGCACATCAAGGAAGACCTCTAAAAGGCAAGAGGTCGAGGGAGTTGAAGTGATATTAGTCAACTCTAACATATTCTAGGTCATTTACCTTCAAAAGTGATACTACATTTCAACAAacactttttttctgaatgatCCATGCTAAAGAtagttttctgttttctaaaaTGATCTCATACAAGAAAATGTCTACTTTCTGAATCAGGTTAGATTCAAACATGAGTCTTCAAAAGAAAACCTAACAGTTCTAGCCTCTAGAAATGTGGCCAACAGCTTCTGAGGTGATCTATCACTTAAGAACTTGATTTTGCTTATGAAAACTCCTTTGGGATTTGTGTTTCACACTCAGGCTAGAAGAACTTTGCAATTAAATcatctaaaacaatttttattttttccaggaaTGTCAATCATACAATTCAACCAGTTTTGCTAATAGGTCAGATATtcaaatttccatttccatttatactttgtatttccatttatacaaacatttattaagtatctgtcaTATGTAAGGCactagaagagataaaaagataagacATAGAacttgacctcaaggaacttattaactagtgaagaaaaggaaaaaatctagTAGTGATGACTCTGGACTCATTCTTAGAGATTGATGAAGGCTTACATCTTGCCCTCAGGATTCCAGTGAGTACCCTTGAAGGATTATGGGTGTCTGATGCTTTTGATATGAACCCTCATTCTGGTGTTGTCTTCTCACTATTAACGACTAGCTATCAGTGCCTCAGTTTCACTTGGTtaacagaattgttgtgaggatcaaatggaataattgtaaagtacttagcacagtgcctggtacatagtaagtgccatataaattTTAGCTCTTATTATTACTAACAttaattagtttttacaaagggatatttattttgaagatataATGGGTACAGAAGTACCTATATCTCCTCACTTTCTGCATCTCTAACCCCTGAAAAGTGTAACTTCCTCTGGGAGAGTTCagacccagcagtgtttccaaGTAGCACCGGTCCTGTCAAGTTCACATCCAGTTGCAACACTggaaaatttgaacccagctaCCCTGCATTAGTCCCCAAAGACTCTACTCCCAGGGCTCTTGGTGACTGAATCTCCAGACCATTCAAAGCTCCCAATATCATGGTCACCTgtagtctcctttgctggatgcATGCAGCCTAGCACGAAGGATTCAGACCCCCAGACCCAGTCATTCATGCTCCCAATTTCCCCAAGAAGCAGCCTTTACATGTCACCAGGCTTTTATGGATGCAGGCTCCCCagcttcctcctccctccagggAATCGCATCAGCCGAGCACTGCAATGTCTGCTCACCAGCCCTGTTACACCTGCATGGTGAAAACTAGACATCACAAGTTCTAGGTCTGAGTTCTGGTTCTGCCTCTAAATCACTATgtgatctgggcaaatcacttctttctgagcctcagcttcctcatctacaaaacaaGGGATCCCTATGGTTTCAGCGAGGAAGAAAACCACATGATTCCATTCATTTAACAGTGCTCAATATGAACAAAGCACTAGGCTGAGAtaggatgtgtgtgtatgtgtgtgtgtgtgtgtgagcacacacacaaagataaataaaacataattgaTCCTTGTAACAATGACTTTACTGGCTAGCAGGGGTAGGAGAAGCTCTCCACTTTATATAGAAGTGCTTAATTCACTTTTGCTTTATGAATGTGTGAGAGTCATTACCACTTGTGCTTCTGAGCTCTAAACTGCCAAATCCCCACGGAGAACGGGTACTAAGGGAAGTATAAAACCCTCTATTTACATTGAGGTTGTAGATATGTATTCATTTATACAATGAGTGCTGTTAATCAGCAAGAGGGACTAAGAATCAATGCAAGGGGGCAAATCTGACCTCACAGGTGCGGCTGAAATGAAACCTGTAACTGGAATAAGAGTCTGACTGGATCTGTCTCATTCAACAGAAACGTGACAGGCACAAGAGCAGGATGGGATGGCTGTGGGCACCGGGTCGAGAAGTCCAGGAATTAAAGAGGGAACGTGGTAGAGACATTTGTTAgagctctccccctccccaaacacAGCAACTAATAATCTCTTAACTTGTctcaaaattaaaatgtcaagATTCAAAGACTGACTCCATGTGAAAGGCAAAACCTAAAGACTCATGGGGACAGGGCCCTGCCTTCGTCTGGACACCAGGTTAGAACAGGTGAGGGCTCCAGACGCACGGGAAGCACTCTCAGCTAAATCCTATCGACGGAATAAAAAAACTTGTCTAGAGGAGCTGGCCGGCAGGGAGTAGTTAGCCCCCAGGCCCcagcatcatcatcatcttgtGATTTCTTCAAGCCTGGTCCTGGGAGGCCTGAGAAAAAAGGATTCTTTCCTTCTCATGGATGGGAActatatgttgttattattacatgGTCATGTACAAGTTGTATGGAATGTCTTTGAAGGCCTGGGATCAACACTGGCTGGACAAACAGAGGCCAGTGGGTAAAGTCAGTAACAGGACAGAGACATAGATATTTCAGTAGACTCAGTGGTTTCTACCCATACCCACTATTCTACAGTAGTTAGTggagtggga encodes:
- the RIC3 gene encoding protein RIC-3, producing MAYPALRKVAMVSGFVLCVSLLLPKAFLSCGRRPEPSSGKMGRFPPMMHHQMPSDGPTAGTHFPRSHLAEAIAKTKGSGGSVGGSGGRGLMGQIIPIYGFGILLYILYILFKLSSKGKTTAEERKSTTALHGNPNRKITNYELAQLQEKLRETEEAMEKLINRVGPNCERAQNVTSDQEKRLLQQLREITRVMKEGKLLDSPSPEKEAEEAPYMEDWEGYPEETYPIYDLSDCVKQRPDTILVDYPDLNQASAEEIAERIGGLEEEDDHLCCESLPADLGEISQDFQTQKDKAVSFSVLPPSPQKLECPCCQHEEDDPAVLAENMMFPLDSNQEPEETHLYSKEAVLGNRLEETGELGTLRKRNFQGLE